Proteins encoded together in one Telopea speciosissima isolate NSW1024214 ecotype Mountain lineage chromosome 6, Tspe_v1, whole genome shotgun sequence window:
- the LOC122664308 gene encoding ankyrin repeat and zinc finger domain-containing protein 1: MASTIRSDGDSDNKSSQVEQRLRSLFDLPSDFFDSCRLLHDGKDTSTSVSDSSLVSSYEPLEETSAVAIGEYLKVESPEDLPKTQKVVSRLSCNSCKAEFESLQDQRSHFKSDFHRFNVKLSISGKNTIKEEDFDELTSESVTNDYDISSISGSEDETEKGFCPSNDVHRKTGDNMKHKLFIRLKTGEMVSIWKCLLLDESENLSFHDDKLLSVENGESKSCLRESEIVGRLKKLICEPRDKTCLRVVLLASGGHFAGCVFDGNSIVACKTFHRYVVRAKAGKKQSSKDASGKAAHSAGSTLRRYNESALKKEIQELLASWKPFFDASSCIFVHAPSNNRQLLFTGGKAHFNHEHSFVWHVPLTVRRPTFKEAKRVYNLLTRVVYEINEKECQPSIKDNSALILSTAQGSNPESNDVQLLDQLQNEETAEVNSDLKNSDGLSASTESEIIVTSTALHEAAMSGNAEKTLDLLEQGLDPCIKDSRGRTPYMLAAEKEVRNIFRRFMALNLDKWDWHAANVPSPLTKEMEESQAAKLAEKDAKRKAKSKELKKLRKAKEKKAQAEAAVSQVTAAAPLGMGVSSASTIKGQPQSSGGARISTEEELKRARDAEREKRAAAAEKRMAASAAAVTLNAQGVKTTLAPSGSELKGGIGDDISCSCCNASLAGKVPFHRYHYKYCSTSCMHVHREMLEDG, encoded by the exons ATGGCGAGCACAATCAGAAGCGACGGCGACAGCGATAACAAAAGCAGTCAAGTAGAGCAGAGATTGCGTTCCCTCTTTGACCTCCCATCTGACTTTTTCGATTCATGTCGCTTGCTTCATGATGGGAAGGACACTTCTACCTCCGTTTCCGATTCTTCTTTGGTTTCTTCCTACGAGCCTCTCGAAGAAACCTCTGCAGTAGCCATTGGCGAATACCTGAAGGTAGAATCTCCGGAGGATCTGCCAAAGACCCAAAAGGTTGTGTCGAGATTGTCCTGCAATAGTTGTAAGGCGGAGTTCGAGTCCCTTCAAGACCAACGCTCTCATTTTAAGTCCGACTTTCACCGTTTCAAT GTCAAGCTGAGCATTTCTGGGAAAAATACTATCAAAGAGGAAGATTTTGATGAGTTGACCTCAGAGTCTGTTACCAATGATTATGACATATCAAGTATATCAGGGTCAGAAGATGAGACAGAGAAGGGATTCTGTCCAAGCAATGATGTACACAGGAAAACAGGCGATAACATGAAACATAAACTATTTATCCGTCTAAAGACAGGAGAGATGGTTTCTATTTGGAAGTGTTTGCTGTTGGATGAATCTGAAAATCTCTCATTTCATGACGACAAGTTACTGTCCGTGGAGAATGGCGAATCTAAATCATGCttgagagagagtgagataGTTGGGAGATTGAAAAAATTGATTTGTGAACCTCGGGATAAAACATGTCTACGAGTTGTGTTGCTTGCAAGTGGAGGGCACTTTGCTGGATGTGTGTTTGATGGAAACTCTATTGTGGCTTGCAAAACATTCCACAG ATATGTTGTGAGGGCTAAGGCTGGTAAAAAGCAATCATCTAAAGATGCAAGTGGCAAAGCTGCACATTCTGCTGGATCAACTCTTCGCCGGTATAACGAGTCTGCCTTGAAGAAG GAAATTCAAGAATTACTTGCTTCTTGGAAGCCATTTTTTGATGCTTCATCATGCATTTTTGTTCATGCTCCTTCAAATAATCGTCAACTGCTTTTTACTGGAGGAAAAGCACACTTCAATCATGAGCATTCATTTGTATGGCATGTCCCTTTAACTGTCCGGCGGCCTACCTTCAAGGAAGCTAAGCGGGTGTATAATCTTTTGACCCGTGTGGTCTATGAGATAAATGAGAAGGAATGTCAACCAAGCATAAAGGATAACTCTGCATTAATTTTGAGCACTGCACAGGGTAGCAACCCCGAGTCCAATGATGTACAGTTGTTGGATCAATTGCAAAATGAGGAAACTGCTGAAGTGAATTCAGATTTAAAAAATTCTGATGGATTGTCTGCATCAACTGAAAGTGAAATTATTGTTACATCAACAGCTCTACATGAGGCAGCGATGTCTGGCAATGCTGAAAAAACTTTGGATCTATTAGAACAGGGTTTGGATCCTTGCATTAAAGATTCAAGGGGACGGACACCATATATGCTAGCAGCTGAGAAGGAAGTTAGGAACATTTTTAGACGTTTCATGGCTTTGAACCTGGATAAGTGGGATTGGCATGCTGCTAATGTACCTAGTCCACTGACAAAAGAAATGGAGGAATCTCAAGCTGCTAAACTG GCTGAGAAAGATGCGAAGAGGAAAGCCAAAtcaaaagaattgaagaaattgcGGAAAGCAAAGGAGAAAAAAGCTCAG GCGGAGGCAGCCGTATCCCAGGTTACTGCTGCTGCTCCACTTGGTATGGGAGTTTCTTCTGCCTCAACTATTAAAGGACAACCGCAATCAAGCGGTGGAGCACGCATATCCACCGAG GAGGAACTAAAAAGGGCACGGGATgctgagagagaaaagagagcaGCTGCAGCTGAGAAGAGAATGGcagcatcagcagcagcagtcacTCTCAATGCCCAAGGGGTGAAGACTACTTTGGCACCAAGCGGTTCAGAGCTGAAAGGTGGAATAGGAGATGATATTAGTTGTTCCTGCTGTAATGCATCCTTGGCTGGTAAAGTCCCCTTCCATAGGTATCACTACAAGTACTGCAGCACATCATGTATGCATGTACATAGAGAGATGCTCGAGGATGGATAA
- the LOC122664311 gene encoding probable sugar phosphate/phosphate translocator At1g12500 produces the protein MVEAQTWATRRGSNPRLETDQVVDIPATPTSEVRNYSSLSGHFLSPNLITALIIASWYLSNIGVLLLNKYLLSIYGYRYPIFLTMLHMLSCAAYSFIAIHGLQLVPFQQILSRRQFFKIAALSVIFCFSVVCGNTSLRYIPVSFNQAIGATTPFFTAVFAFLIICKKESPQVYLALVPVVFGIVISTNSEPLFHLFGFLVCIGSTAGRALKSVVQGLLLTSEAEKLHSMNLLLYMAPMAATILLPFTLYIEGNVAASTFEKAKEGPFIVFLLLGNATVAYLVNLTNFLVTKHTSALTLQVLGNAKAAVAAVVSVLIFRNPVTVMGMAGFAVTILGVVLYSEAKKRSRVAAH, from the coding sequence ATGGTAGAAGCTCAAACATGGGCGACAAGGCGAGGGAGCAACCCCAGACTAGAGACAGACCAGGTCGTTGACATTCCTGCTACTCCCACCAGCGAAGTACGCAACTACAGTTCCCTTAGCGGTCATTTCCTCTCTCCCAACTTGATCACTGCCCTAATCATCGCCTCATGGTATCTCTCCAACATCGGAGTTCTCCTCCTCAACAAGTATCTCCTCAGCATCTATGGCTATCGCTACCCAATCTTCCTCACAATGCTCCACATGCTCTCCTGTGCCGCTTACAGCTTCATTGCTATTCACGGCCTCCAACTCGTTCCCTTCCAGCAGATCCTCTCCCGCCGACAGTTCTTTAAGATCGCCGCCCTCAGCGTCATCTTCTGCTTCTCCGTCGTCTGTGGTAATACCTCTCTCCGTTACATCCCAGTCTCCTTCAACCAAGCCATTGGCGCAACAACCCCTTTCTTTACTGCCGTCTTCGCTTTCCTCATTATTTGCAAGAAAGAGTCCCCTCAGGTCTATCTCGCGCTTGTACCCGTCGTGTTTGGGATCGTCATTTCCACCAATAGCGAGCCTCTTTTCCATCTCTTTGGCTTCCTGGTCTGTATCGGATCCACCGCCGGCCGAGCTTTGAAGTCGGTGGTTCAAGGATTGCTGTTGACATCGGAGGCGGAGAAGCTTCATTCCATGAATCTGCTTCTCTACATGGCTCCTATGGCTGCTACGATTCTGCTTCCATTCACTCTGTACATTGAAGGCAATGTGGCTGCATCCACCTTCGAAAAGGCGAAGGAGGGCCCCTTTATAGTATTTCTGCTTTTGGGAAATGCAACGGTGGCCTATTTGGTGAACTTGACGAATTTTCTGGTGACCAAGCATACGAGCGCGTTGACGCTCCAGGTTCTGGGGAATGCTAAAGCTGCCGTGGCGGCAGTCGTATCGGTATTGATTTTCAGGAATCCGGTGACGGTGATGGGGATGGCGGGCTTTGCTGTGACGATCTTGGGGGTGGTGCTTTACAGCGAGGCTAAGAAGAGATCCAGAGTTGCCGCTCATTAA